The following proteins are encoded in a genomic region of Deltaproteobacteria bacterium:
- a CDS encoding DMT family transporter, producing the protein MNKNTRGLLSIHFAVLLFGLSGLFGKWISLSPLLIVLGRTFFAFLALGLVLAFQGRPLKVRSLKDLFGFVGLGGVLALHWGSFFQSIQSSTVALGLLTYSTFPLFVTFMEPRLFHERLRPFDVGTAAVVFFGLILVLPSFDFGSHITQGALWGVLSGFTFAVLSLLNRYYVRSYSSSVIAFYQNLFAALMIFPFFLPKPLHVTGKDIFSLFLLGVPCTALAHVLFIKGLGRVRAQIAGVAASLEPVYGILLALLLLGETPSVRTIIGGSMIIGAAVTTALKPKNSS; encoded by the coding sequence ATGAATAAAAACACCAGAGGTCTCCTGAGCATCCATTTCGCAGTCCTCCTTTTCGGGCTTTCAGGACTCTTCGGGAAATGGATTTCCTTATCTCCCCTCCTCATCGTACTGGGCCGCACCTTTTTCGCTTTCCTGGCCCTGGGGTTGGTTCTGGCCTTCCAGGGTAGGCCCTTAAAAGTCCGATCCCTGAAGGATCTTTTCGGTTTCGTGGGGCTTGGAGGGGTTCTCGCCCTCCATTGGGGTTCATTTTTTCAATCCATTCAGTCCTCCACCGTGGCGCTCGGGCTCCTGACCTATTCCACCTTCCCCCTATTCGTAACCTTCATGGAACCCCGTTTGTTCCATGAACGGCTTCGTCCCTTTGATGTGGGGACAGCCGCCGTGGTCTTCTTCGGCCTCATCCTGGTCCTCCCTTCCTTTGATTTCGGAAGCCATATCACCCAAGGGGCCTTGTGGGGGGTTCTGTCGGGTTTCACCTTCGCCGTCCTTTCACTGCTTAACCGGTATTACGTACGGAGTTATTCTTCATCAGTGATCGCCTTTTACCAGAATCTTTTCGCGGCGCTTATGATCTTCCCTTTTTTTCTCCCAAAACCCCTCCACGTTACCGGTAAAGACATCTTTTCCCTCTTCCTGCTCGGTGTTCCATGCACGGCCCTGGCCCATGTCCTCTTCATCAAGGGGCTGGGTCGCGTGAGGGCCCAGATCGCCGGGGTGGCGGCGAGCCTTGAGCCGGTTTATGGAATTCTATTGGCGCTCCTGCTTCTTGGAGAAACTCCATCGGTAAGAACGATCATCGGTGGGAGCATGATCATCGGGGCGGCCGTGACCACGGCCTTGAAGCCCAAAAACTCTTCGTGA